In Verrucomicrobiia bacterium, the sequence GGTCAGTTGACCACGGCGCATGGGGTGATTGAAACGCCTGTTTTTATGCCCGTAGGCACGCAGGGTTCCGTGAAAGCGGTTTCACCTCGCGAATTGGTGGAAATGCAATTTCCGATTATTTTAGGCAATACTTATCATCTTTTTATTCGTCCTGGATTAAAAGTTTTCCACACGGTTGGTGGCTTGCATCGTTTTAATAGTTGGAATGGGGCGATTTTGACTGATAGCGGCGGGTTTCAAGTTTTTAGTTTAGCCAAATTAAGAAAAATTACTGAGCACGGCGTGCATTTTCAAAGTCATGTCGATGGCACGCCACTTTTTTTAGGGCCGAAAGAAGCACTGGATATTCAAGCCATTCTGGGTAGCGATATCGCGATGTTGTTTGACGAATGTCCGCCCTGTCCTGCGGAAAAAAGTGTTGTAGCAGAAGCCGTGCGACGCACTTTGCAATGGGCAGAGCAAGCTAAAGAATATTTAGTTTCAGGAAATTTACCTTCTTCGCCCACTGCCGATCGCTTGCATTTTGCTATTGTGCAGGGCGGCACTTATACGGATTTGCGTCAAGAATGCGCAGAACGTTTGATTGAGTTAGGTTTTGATGGTTACGCGATTGGTGGAGTGAGCGTGGGCGAGCCGCAACCGGAAATGTTTGCGGCGGTGGAAGCGACAACACCTCATCTGCCCACAACCCATGCGCGTTATGCGATGGGATTAGGCATGCCACATCAAATGGTTGAGATGGTGGCGCGCGGTGTGGATATGTTTGATTGTGTGTTGCCGACGCGGTTGGCGCGTAATGGAACGGCTTTTGTTGCTACGGGTCTTTTGAATTTGGTCAATGCCGAGTTTACTGAGGACACGAATCCGATTGAAAAAGATTGTCACTGTTATGCTTGTCAAAATTTTTCTCGGGCTTACATTCGCCATTTATTGAAAGCGAAAGAAATTCTGGGGTTGCGTTTGGTCAGCCTGCATAATTTACATTTCTATGGAGAACTTATGAGACAAATTCGAAAGGCGATTCGTGAAGAGCGATTTGACGCTTTTCGGAAAAATTTTGTATCAACTTTTCAATCTAAAAATTAAGGACAACATATTATGATGCACTATTTATTAATGGCACCCCCTCCCTCAACCACTCCCGGCACGCAACCTACCGCGCCAGGCTGGACAAGTTTCGTTCCGATTTTGTTGATGATCGTGGTTTTTTATTTTCTTCTGATTCGTCCTCAACAGAAAAAAGCTAAGGACCATCAAAAAATGTTGGAATCCATCGATACGGGGGATGAAGTGATTACGGCAGGGGGCATAGTGGGCGTGGTGGCTAATCGCAAGGATAAAACTCTTGTTATCAAAGTGGCAGAAAATGTAAAAATCGAGGTTTTAAAATCGGCAATTCAAACCGTAAGAAAAGCCGATAACGCCAGTTCAACCCAAGCTTAATTTAAGTTATGCAAACATCGCTGCTTTTTTTTGGAGGATTACTTTTTCTCATCCTTTTTATCTGGTATTTAGCCGCAACGGAACGCCGCATGCGACTTGGCGTGGGGCTGGCGCTTTGGCTCACTTTATTTGCCCTATGCGCTGTATCCGTCTATCCTCCCAAAGAAACGGTTCGCTTAGGGTTGGATTTAAAAGGGGGCACCTCTTTTTTGATTGAATTGGACGGAAATCCCACACCCGATGCGTTGCAACAAGCCGTAGCCGTCATTCGTAAACGCATTGATAAATTTGGTGTGGCGGAACCTTTGATTCAGCCTGCTGGCGAAAAAAGAATCATGGTGCAAATTCCCGGGCTTTCTGCTGCGGATAAAAATACGGCTCGCTCACAACTGGAAAAAGTTGCGCGTTTAGAGTTTCGACTTGTCCACCCTAATAACAATAACGAAATC encodes:
- the tgt gene encoding tRNA guanosine(34) transglycosylase Tgt, with translation MSAFSLLKTDGGARLGQLTTAHGVIETPVFMPVGTQGSVKAVSPRELVEMQFPIILGNTYHLFIRPGLKVFHTVGGLHRFNSWNGAILTDSGGFQVFSLAKLRKITEHGVHFQSHVDGTPLFLGPKEALDIQAILGSDIAMLFDECPPCPAEKSVVAEAVRRTLQWAEQAKEYLVSGNLPSSPTADRLHFAIVQGGTYTDLRQECAERLIELGFDGYAIGGVSVGEPQPEMFAAVEATTPHLPTTHARYAMGLGMPHQMVEMVARGVDMFDCVLPTRLARNGTAFVATGLLNLVNAEFTEDTNPIEKDCHCYACQNFSRAYIRHLLKAKEILGLRLVSLHNLHFYGELMRQIRKAIREERFDAFRKNFVSTFQSKN
- the yajC gene encoding preprotein translocase subunit YajC — encoded protein: MMHYLLMAPPPSTTPGTQPTAPGWTSFVPILLMIVVFYFLLIRPQQKKAKDHQKMLESIDTGDEVITAGGIVGVVANRKDKTLVIKVAENVKIEVLKSAIQTVRKADNASSTQA